The sequence below is a genomic window from Theobroma cacao cultivar B97-61/B2 chromosome 6, Criollo_cocoa_genome_V2, whole genome shotgun sequence.
ttaaaagaTTATGTCTTCTCTTTTATGGAATGTTTTATTGATTGTTGGTGGgatttcttcttcatttttttttttcaagaggGAAAGAGAAGGGgtagaaagaagaagaaagtgcAGTTTGCTGAGAATGTGAAGGATACAAGCGGCAATGGAGAAGAGTACAGGAAAGAGCAAAACAAGAAGTTAATTGCAGCAACAGCAGGAAGATCAAGGAAAGTTGATAGATTCTGCAGAAATGAAATGCCGGAAAACAGGATTGCTTTGTACAATGGAATTCTCAGGGACCGTGTGCATAGAATGGAGTGTTCATATTGAT
It includes:
- the LOC18595247 gene encoding uncharacterized protein LOC18595247, with product MSSGICSQGLVLATAMVVSSTVIFLTFSRQKTLPPSKQTLRSCLSSEGKRRGRKKKKVQFAENVKDTSGNGEEYRKEQNKKLIAATAGRSRKVDRFCRNEMPENRIALYNGILRDRVHRMECSY